DNA from Krasilnikovia cinnamomea:
GAAAGGGCAGGAATGTGTCGGATGACCGACACTCCGGGACGTCACCGCACCCGCGGCCGTCATACAAACGGTTGAAACATTTGAGAGCGCTCTCCCTACCTAGCGTGAAATGGACCTGTTCGCCGGTTGCCGTACCGTGCCGAAGCCCACGGCATAGGGCACTACCCGACGGGAATTGCCGAGGTGAACGATGGGTTTCATCGCACGTACGACACTTCCCATGGACGGAGAGATCATGGCGACCGTTAACTTGACGGCAGCGAACTTCGACGAGGTCACCGGCAAGGACGGCATCGTTCTGGTCGACTTCTGGGCCAGCTGGTGCGGTCCGTGTGTGCGCTTCGCGCCGACGTACGAACGCTCGTCGGAGAAGCACCCCGCGATCACCTTCGGCAAGGTGGACACCGAGGCCGAGCAGGCGCTCGCCGCGAAGTTCGACATCCGCTCCATTCCCACGATCATGGCGGTCCGGGATGGCGTGATCGTCTTCTCGCAGGCCGGAGCGCTCCCGGAGTCCGCCCTGGAGTCCCTGATCGACCAGGTCGAGAAGCTCGACATGGACGACGTCCGCAAGCAGCTCGCGACTCACCAGCACTGACAGCCGTCACGACACCACGAGTCGCAGCACCAGGAAGGCCCGGCGCCCGCGCGCCGGGCCTTCACCGTCTCCGGTGAATCGGCACGGCGGATGGACAGGCGATCGAACGCATGTTCGAATAGTGCCCATGCGCTGGTCCCATCTCGCGGCTCAGGAGAACACCGCGCCCGACCCTGCCGCGGTCGAGCCTGCCGCGCCCGTCCCCGCCGCGCTCGACCCAGCGGCACCAGGACCGGCAGCGCCGGTGGCCCCACCCCTGCCGCTGGCGCTGCCCGGGGCGAGCGTCCGCACGTTCGACACGCCGTCCTTCAGCGGATTGACGTTCTACGAGATCCGGGCCAAGTCGATCATCAACCGGGTCCCCGGCGCGTCGCGAGTGCCGTTCGAGTGGACGATCAATCCGTACCGGGGGTGCTCGCACGCCTGCACGTACTGCCTCGGTGGAGACACTCCGATTCTGCTGGCCGACGGCTCCACCCGGCCGCTGGCCCAGTTGCGGGCCGGCGACGCCGTCCTCGGCACGACGGGCGCCGGTGCCCACCGCCGGTATGTCGCCACCACCGTCCTCGCGCACTGGTCGACGACGCGGCCCGCGTACCGGGTCACGCTGGCGGACGGCACCCGGCTGGTGTCCGGGGGCGAGCATCGCTTCCTGACCGACCGCGGCTGGCGCCATGTCAGCCCGGCCGGTCCCGGCTGCCCGGCACTGGCGGTCGGGGACCGGATGGCCGGGGTCGGTCGCTTCGCGGACCCTCCCAAGGAGTCCCCGGACTACCGGGCGGGTTTCCTGTGCGGGCTGGTTCGCGGCGACGCGGCGGCCTCCGCCCGACGACCCGGCGCTGCCGTGTCCGCCCAGCCCGGCGCGGCCATCTCCACCCGACCCGGCGCAGCCATGCCCACCCGACCCGGCGCAGCCATGCCCACCCAGCCCGGCGCGGCCATCTCCACCCAGCCGTGCGCGACTGGCTCCAGGCCGAGCGCGGCGGAGTTCGCTCGCCCAAGTCTTGCCGCCACAGGCGGGTTTGGGGCGCCCCGGTCGCCGGGAGCCGGGGACGGCGCCCCCGGGGCTCGTCCCGGTTGCCATGCGGCCGCTGCCTGGGCGCGGGCCGACGGGTACCTGGAGGGCGTCGCCCTGCACGATGCGCTGCGCTGGCCCGAGCACCCGACCGGTGACTGGCGCCGCGGCTTCCTGGCGGGCGCGTTCGGCTCCATCGGCCGCGCGCACCGCCTGGCGGTCACCTTCGCCAGCCACGACGAGGCGTTTCTGCGCCGGGTGACGGACGCGCTGACCCACCAGGCTCTGCCCAGCCGCCACGCGCCCGGCACCCGTGGCGGCCCGTCCACGGTCGAGCTCAGCCGCGACCTGTGGTCCGCCCTGCGATTCCGGCACGCCACCGGAGCGGACGCCACCCCGCTGGACGCGGCGGGGGTCGGCGTACGCACCGACGCCCGGCTCACCGTCGTGGACATCGAGGAGCTCGGCCTCACCCTGCCGCTGTACGACCTCACCACCGGAACGGGGGACTTCATCGCGGACGGCGTGGTCAGCCACAACTGCTTCGCCCGCAACACCCACACCTACCTGGACCTCGACGCCGGTCGCGACTTCGACACCAGGATCGTCGTCAAGGTGAACGCGGGCGAGCTGGTCCGGCGGGAACTGGCTGCCCCGACATGGCGTGGCGCACCCATCGCGATGGGCACCAACGTGGACGTCTACCAGCGCGCCGAGGGCCGGTACCGCCTGATGCCACCGATCCTCACCGCGCTGCGGGACTTCGCCAACCCCTTCTCGATCCTCACCAAGGGGACTCTCATCCTGCGCGACCTGGAGCTGCTCAAGCAGGCCGCCGAGGTCGCCCCGGTCGGACTGTCCTTCTCGATCGGCTTCGTCGACGAGCGGCTCTGGCGCGCGGTCGAGCCGGGCACACCGAGCCCGCGACGCCGGCTGGACGCGGTGCGCACCCTCACCGACGCGGGCTTCGACGTCGGCGTACTGATGGCCCCGATCCTGCCCGGGCTCACCGACACGGACGAGTCGATCGACGAGACGGTGGCCGCGATCGCCGCGGCCGGTGCGGTCAGCGTGACACCGCTGGCGCTGCACCTGCGCCCCGGCGCCCGGGAGTGGTACGCGGCCTGGCTCACCCGCGAGCATCCGGCGCTGGCCCCCCGCTATCGGGAGCTGTACCGGGCCGGGTCCTACCTCCCCCGGGCGACGCAGGCGGAGATCACCGCCCGGGTCCGGCTGGCCGCCGCCCGCCACGGACTGGACCGCCGCGACCGGGCCGAGACCCGCCGCGCCTACAGCCACGACGAAGCCCAGCCACCGGGATCGAATTCACCAGAGACGGCACCACCAGGAATGGAACCACCAGGAATGGCACCGCCAGGCGTGGCGAGGACCGGACAACAACCGCGCGGGGGACCGCAGGGCGGCGCGGCGACCGGCTCCCCACCGGGCGGGGGACCACCGGGCCCGGCGGCGAGCGGCTACCCGCCCCGCGCCGGCCGGCGTGTGCAGCGGGCGTCACAGGCGGAGGTGGAACAGCTCACCCTGCTCTGATCCGTCGATAGAGTCGGACCATGCGCAGTGCACGGCAGATCCTGGCCGACGCGAGGGTGATCGCGGTCGTGGGCGCCTCCCGGGACCCCGCGAAACCGGCCCACTCGGTGCCACTGCACATGCTCCGGCACGGCTGGCACGTCATTCCGGTGAACCCGTTCGTTGACGAGGTGTTCGGGCAGCGGGCCTACCGGACACTGGCGGACATCCGGGAGCCCGTGGACCTCGTCGACATCTTCCGTCCGGCCGCCGACGCGGTCGAGATCGTGCGGCAGGCGATCGCCGCCAAGATCCCCGCGGTGTGGCTGCAGAGCGGCATCGTCTCCGCCGAGGCCCGCCGGATCGCCACCGAGGCGGGCCTCGACTACGTCGAGGACCGCTGCCTCATGGTCGAACGCGCCGCCGCGGGCCTCACCCGCCAGGTCTGAACGGTTCACCAGGCGATCGACGTTCAGCGCGGATGTCGCCGCCTTCGACTCGACTAGTACGGTGCCGGTTACACAAGGAGGAGAGCCTGACATGACATATCCGCCGCCCGGCGGCACGCCGGATCCATATCAGCCGCAGCAGCCCTACGAGCAGCCGAATCCCTACGCCTCGGACCCGTATGCGGCCCCGGCCAGCGGTGCACCGGCCAGTGGACAGCCGTACCTTCCGCCGACCAGCGGCCAGCCGTACCCCCCGGCCGGGGGACAGCCGTACGGGCAGCAGCCGTACGCGCAGCAGCCCTACGGCGCGCCGCAGTACGCGCAGCCCTACGCGGCCGGGCCGAGCACCAACACCATGGCGATCCTGGCGCTGGTCTTCGCGTTCGTCTTCTCCCCGGCCGCGATCGTCATGGGCCACGTGGCGAAGAAGCAGATCCGCCAGACCGGTGAAGGCGGGGAGGGCCTGGCCACGGCCGGGCTGTGGCTCGGCTACATTTTTACCGGCTTCTACCTGCTGATGTGCATCGGCTTGATCGCGCTGCCCATCATCGGTGCGGCGAACAGCAGCGGCACCTACTGAGCGACCGATCCGGTCGGCCGATCTGCCCCGGCCGACCGGATCAGCGATCAGCGGAACTCGGCCTCGCGGACGCTGTTGCCGCCGTCGACCACCAGCATCTGACCCGTGATGTACGACGCGGCCGGCGAGCACAGGAACGCGATCGCGGCGGCCACCTCGTCCGGCGTGCCGGGGCGGCCGATGGGCGTGCCGAGCCCCTGCTTGATCTCGGTGACCGTCGATGCCGCCGTGTAGATGGTGCCGGGGGCGACGCAGTTGACGTTCACGCCGTCCGCGACGAGTTCCATGGCCAGGGCGCGGGTGAGGCCCAGCACCCCGGCCTTCGCGGCGGCGTACGCGGCTTCCGTGGGCAGGGCGTTGATCGGCCCGGCCGTGGCGGCCAGATTGACGATCCGGCCCCATCCCCGTTCGCACATGCTGCCCACGAACGCGCGGCTGCACAGGAACGCGGTGCTCAGATTCCGGTCGATCTCGGCGCGCCACTCGTCGTACGTCAGCTGGGCCACCGGGCGCAGCACCTCGGGGCTGGTTCGGCTCGCCAGACCGGCGTTGTTGACCAGTACCTCGATGTCGCCGAGCTGGTCGGTTACGGCGTCGGCCAGCGCGCCCACCTCGGCCTCGTCGGTGAGGTCCGCGACGAAGCCGGTGACCCCGAGTTCCGAGGCGCGGTCGTGGATGCGCCGCGTCGTGGACACGATCGCCACCCGGGCGCCGAGGTCGCGCAGCCGCCGGGCGGTCGCGTACCCGATGCCGTCCGGGCTGCCCGCGCCCGTGACCAGCGCGACCTTGCCGTCAAGGCGCAAGGTCACCGGAGCCTCGTCGGGCGCGGTGTCCGGCTCGTCCCCGGTGAGCGCGGTCGGGCGTTCCGCGGCGAGGTCCGCCTCGGTGTCGGCGGTGGCCGCCGTGGCGCGGGGGCGACGACCGGCCGCGGGCCGCGTGGCGTCCTTCCTCGACCGGCTGCCGCTGACCGAACGTGCGTCATAGACCATGCGGCGATCCTGCCCGCTTGCGCTTTCGGGGGCAAACATCGACGTCACCGTGGCGCGCCAGAAATGAAGCCGGATCGCAATGGTCACGCTGAGTCGTCAGATGGGTTCGATATCCGCTGGATGATCCGTCCCGAGGCACCCGGTCGACGGGTCACCGGGGTGCGGGGTCGGCGGCGTCGGCCAGCGAGGCGGTCGCGTCCCGCGCGTCGCGGCGCAGGCCCCCGCCGAGCACCACCACCGCGACACCGGCCAGCAGCAGCGCGATGCCGGGCAGGGCCGCGGCGTCGGGCGCCTGGCCGAGCCAGACCCACGCGAGCGCGGCGGCGCCAGGAACCTCCAGCAGGATGAGCACGCTGACCGTGGTGGCCGACGTACGGTGCAGCGCGTAGTTGAACATCGAGTGCCCGAGCAGTTGGGCGCCCACCACGAGGGCGAGGATCGCGGCCCAGGTGCGAGGGTTGTACCCGGTCAGCGGGAGGCGCACCGCCAGGCAGATCGCCAGCAGCAGCACGGCGCAGGTGCCGTAACAGATCCAGGTGTAGGTCGTGGTGCTCAGCCGGGAGCGGGCCCGCTCCCCCAGCGCCGTGTACACCGCCGCGAACATCCCGCCGAGCAGGGCCAGCACGTCCGCGGCGACGGCGCGGCCGGAGACGCCGACGTCGACACCGGTGGCCCAGGCGGCGCCGGCCACGGCCAGCGCGATGCCGCACCAGCCCGCCACGGTCGGGCGCCGGCCCTGGGCGGCCGCGATCAGGCCCTGCCAGACCGGCTGGGTGGCCACCAGCGCGGTCGCGGTGGCCACGGAGCCGAGCTGGACGCTCGGCATCCAGGTGGCGAAGTGGGCGGCGAGCGCGACACCGGCCAGCAGGCAGAACATGCCATCTCGGCGACGTACGCCGCGGAGCACGTCGCGCAGCTCGCCCCGGCGCGGGCCGCAAGCGACGGGGGTCAATGCGAGGGCGGCCAGGCCGTTGCGCCAGAATGCCACGGCGAGTGCGGGCGCCGCCGCGAACTTGATCAACGGCGCGGAGGAGGAGACCGCCAGCACCGCCACGGCAAGCGCGGCGACGGTGGGCAGGGTCGAGGGATGGCGCGGTGCAGACATGGTCAGTTCCGCCGATGACATGACCCGGATCGCCGCGTCACAATTTGTGAACCTCCATTGAGCGCAGAGTGAATCGGTGGCTACGCTCACCGACGGTTCCGGCCCTTGTTCTTTCTCTCGATGTAACTCTCTCGATGCCCGGAGGCTGATCGACATGCCCGCATACGGTGCGGTCGTGTTTGACTTCTTCGGTACGCTGACCCGCTCCATCCGGCGCGGGCCACAGCATGCCGCCATCGCCCGGTTCCTCGGTTGCGACCCCGACGTCGTCGTCGGCGTACTCGATCGGTCGTTCCGCGCCCGGGCCCGGGGACTCTTCGGATCCGCCGAGGCCACCCTAGGGTGGGTCATCGAACAGGCCGGCGGCCACCCCTGCCCCGGCCAGCTGGCGGCCGCCATGCCGGCCCGGATCAACGCGATGCGCGCTGACACCCGGCTACGCGGAGACGCGGTAAGCGCTCTCACGACGTTACGCCGCCGCGGCCTCGCCACCGCCCTGGTCAGCGACTGCACCCACGAGCTGCCCGCGTTCCTGCCCACCCTGCCCGTCGCCGGCCTGCTCGACGCCCAGGTCTTCTCGGTGGAGCTGGGTGTCTGCAAGCCCGACCCGCGGATCTACCTGGCCGCCTGCGACCGCCTCGGCGTCGCCCCCCAGGACTGCCTGTACGTGGGAGACGGCGGCAGCCGCGAGCTGACCGGTGCCGAGGCGGTCGGCATGACCGCGGTCCGGCTGGCCGCCCCCGACCTGGCCGACCACCTGGTCTTCGACCACGACGACGGCTTCACCGGCATGACCGTCTCCTCCCTGACCGAGGTCGTACGCCTGGTCGACCGTCGCCCAGCCCTGGTCTGATCAGCGGATCTTGATGAGTTACGGCGTGGAGCTGACCCCAACTCTTCGACATCCGTACGAGCGGGCGCCGCAGGCGCCGTACGGGGTGACAGGATGGCGCCGTGACAGCTGAGCTCGTGGAGGAGGCCGTCAAGAAGGCGGCCGTGGCCTGGATCAGTGTCGGCGACGGCCCGGCCCGCGCCCTGTGGTGCCTGCCGCTCGACGGGGCGCTGATCGTGGTGTGCGGCCCCGGCGAGCAGTCGGCGCCGGACCTGGCCGACGCGACCCGCGCCACGGTACGGCTGCGCGGCGACACCGGCGGCCTGATCCTCATCTGGGAGGCGGCCGCCGCCCGGATCGCCCCCGGCTCGGACGACTGGGCGACGGTCGCGCCTCAGCTCGCCGCCAAGCGGCTCAACGCCTCAGGTACGGCCGAGGAGCTGGTGGCGCGCTGGCAGCGTGACGGCTGCGCGATCGTCCGGCTGAGTCCCGCCGGGGAGCAACCGGTCGCCGCGCCCGCCCTGCCCGACGGCGCGCAGGCCGCACCGCCACGGGAGACATCAGCGCGCGTACCCGTCCGCCGCCCGTTCCGGCTACACCGGGTCCGCCGCCGCTGAGCCGCCCGGCGGCTCAACCCCGGAACGGGGGGACGGCGATCTCGCCGTGTGCCACCGGCACCACGTGCCCGGCGACGGTGGCCCGGGTCGCGACCCCTCCGGCCGCCGTGACCGTGCACGCCAGCAGCGACGGCCGGCGCATCTCGATCCCCTGGTGCACGGTGTACGCGGCGGTGCCGTCCCCCGCCAGCCACCCCGCCGCTACCAGCCAAACCCCGAGCCCCAGCGCCGCCGACCCGGTCGCCGGATCCTCCGGCACGGAAACCCCCGGGCAGAACACCCGGGCGTACGCCGACCGCTGCGCCTCGTCCCAGGCGAATACGCTGATTTGGGACACCTTGAGCCGGTCCGCGGCGCCCTGATCGACCCGGGCCCGGGCGAGGGCGTCGCGGCGTACCGGAAGGAAGACGAACTCCAGGCCGCAACCGGCGAGGCGCGGCGCCGCCTGCCCGGCCAGGTCGTCGGCGGTGAGCCCGGCCATGGCCAGCAGCGGAGCCGGATCCATCGGCGCGCCCAGCGTCGGGGTGCCGCCGGTGAGGGTCGCCGACCCGTCCGCGGTGACCTCGATGGGCAGCGACCCGGCCCCGCACTCCTGAACGAGGACACCGGGCGCGGCCACACCCCGGCGTACGGATGTCACCGCGGCGCCGACGCTGGGGTGACCGGCGAACGGCAGCTCCGCCTCGGGGGTGAAGATCCGGGCCCGGTAGCTGCCGCCGGACTCGGCGGGCAGCACGAACACCGTCTCGGACAGGTTGAACTCGCGGGCCAGCGCCTGCATCTGGTCACCGGCGAGGGACTCGGCTCCGAAGACGACCGCCAACGGGTTCCCCGCGAACGGACGATCGGTGAATACGTCCACGATCTCGTACACCACGGTAGACATGTCCTGACGCTAACCTAGGCTGAACCCGTGACAATGGGGACGAGGGTGTATCTCGCGCGGTTGGCCGCGCTGCCCGTGTTCGATCCCAACGGAGACCGCGTGGGACGGGTCCGCGACGCCGTGGTCCGCCTGCGCACCACGAACCGTCCGCCGCAGGTCGTCGGGCTGGTCGCCGAGATGGCCCTGCGCCGGCGGATCTTCCTGCCGATCGGCCGGGTGACCTCGATGGACGCCGAGGCGGTCGTGCTCGGCACCGGCATGTTGAACCTGCGCCGGTTCGAGAAGCGGCAGAACGAGCTGCTGATCCTCGGCGACCTGCTGGACCGCCGGGTGACCGTGCTGCCCGAGGACGGCGAGGGCGCCGGGCAGACCGGCACCGTCGTGGATCTCGGCATGGAGCTGAACCGCAACAACGAGTGGCTGATCACCCGCGTCGCGGTCCGCGAGCACACCGGGCGGCTCGCCCGCCGCGGCCATGTGTATCAGGTCGAGTACGACCGGGTGCGGGGCCTGGTCGGCCCGACGGACGCGCAGGGCACCTCGAACCTGCTGGCCCTGCTGGAGCAGATGCGCCCCGCGGACATGGCCAACGCGCTGCAGGACCTCTCCGACGCCCGGCGCAACGAGGTGGCGGCCGCGCTCAGCGACCGCACGCTGGCCGACGTTCTGGAGGAACTCCCGGAGCACGACCAGGTGGAGATCCTCGCCCGGCTGGACCGGGAGCGCGCGGCCGACGTACTCGAACGGATGGACCCGGACGACGCCGCGGACCTGCTGGCCGAGCTGCCCAAGGCGGAGCAGGTCGTGTTGCTCGACCTGATGGAGCCCGAGGAGGCCGCCCCGGTCCGGCAGCTGATGAGCTACCGGCCCGGCACCGCGGGCAGCGTGATGACCTCCGAGCCGGTGATCCTCACCCCGGACGCGACCGTGGCCGAGGCGCTGGCCCGCATCCGCAACCCCGAACTGTCGCCGGTCGTCGCCGCGCAGGTGTTCGTGGCCCGGGCCCCGTCGGCCACCCCGACCGGCAAGTACCTGGGCATGGTGCACTTCCAGCGGCTGCTGCGGGAGCCGCCGGCCGCCCTGCTCGGCGGCATCGTGGACAACGACCTGGACCCGCTGCGCCCGGAGGCCACCCTCCCGGAGATCACCAAGCGGATGGCGACGTACGACCTGGTCGCCATGCCGGTGGTGGATCCGGCGCACCGGCTGGTCGGCGCGGTGACGGTCGACGACGTGCTCGACCATTCGCTGCCGCGCGACTGGCGTGACCGCGACGCCCCGGACGACGAGCCCGCGCCGGGCGAGACCGCGGTGATCCTGCCGAGGCTCAGCGATGAGTGAGCCGCGGCGCGACCGGCTGGACCAGCCGGTCGAGCCGGGCCGGGTGCGCTTGCCCCGCTTCGACCCGGAGGCGTTCGGGCGCTGGTCGGAGAGCATCGCCCGCTACATGGGTACGGCGAAGTTCATCGTCTACATGACGGTGGTCATCGGGGCCTGGTTCGCGTGGAACACCATGGCCCCGAAGTCGCTGCGGTTCGATCCGTACACGTTCACGTTCCTGACGCTGGTGCTGTCGCTGCAGGCGT
Protein-coding regions in this window:
- a CDS encoding HAD family hydrolase, giving the protein MPAYGAVVFDFFGTLTRSIRRGPQHAAIARFLGCDPDVVVGVLDRSFRARARGLFGSAEATLGWVIEQAGGHPCPGQLAAAMPARINAMRADTRLRGDAVSALTTLRRRGLATALVSDCTHELPAFLPTLPVAGLLDAQVFSVELGVCKPDPRIYLAACDRLGVAPQDCLYVGDGGSRELTGAEAVGMTAVRLAAPDLADHLVFDHDDGFTGMTVSSLTEVVRLVDRRPALV
- a CDS encoding DUF4190 domain-containing protein — translated: MTYPPPGGTPDPYQPQQPYEQPNPYASDPYAAPASGAPASGQPYLPPTSGQPYPPAGGQPYGQQPYAQQPYGAPQYAQPYAAGPSTNTMAILALVFAFVFSPAAIVMGHVAKKQIRQTGEGGEGLATAGLWLGYIFTGFYLLMCIGLIALPIIGAANSSGTY
- the trxA gene encoding thioredoxin, translating into MATVNLTAANFDEVTGKDGIVLVDFWASWCGPCVRFAPTYERSSEKHPAITFGKVDTEAEQALAAKFDIRSIPTIMAVRDGVIVFSQAGALPESALESLIDQVEKLDMDDVRKQLATHQH
- a CDS encoding intein-containing Rv2578c family radical SAM protein → MRWSHLAAQENTAPDPAAVEPAAPVPAALDPAAPGPAAPVAPPLPLALPGASVRTFDTPSFSGLTFYEIRAKSIINRVPGASRVPFEWTINPYRGCSHACTYCLGGDTPILLADGSTRPLAQLRAGDAVLGTTGAGAHRRYVATTVLAHWSTTRPAYRVTLADGTRLVSGGEHRFLTDRGWRHVSPAGPGCPALAVGDRMAGVGRFADPPKESPDYRAGFLCGLVRGDAAASARRPGAAVSAQPGAAISTRPGAAMPTRPGAAMPTQPGAAISTQPCATGSRPSAAEFARPSLAATGGFGAPRSPGAGDGAPGARPGCHAAAAWARADGYLEGVALHDALRWPEHPTGDWRRGFLAGAFGSIGRAHRLAVTFASHDEAFLRRVTDALTHQALPSRHAPGTRGGPSTVELSRDLWSALRFRHATGADATPLDAAGVGVRTDARLTVVDIEELGLTLPLYDLTTGTGDFIADGVVSHNCFARNTHTYLDLDAGRDFDTRIVVKVNAGELVRRELAAPTWRGAPIAMGTNVDVYQRAEGRYRLMPPILTALRDFANPFSILTKGTLILRDLELLKQAAEVAPVGLSFSIGFVDERLWRAVEPGTPSPRRRLDAVRTLTDAGFDVGVLMAPILPGLTDTDESIDETVAAIAAAGAVSVTPLALHLRPGAREWYAAWLTREHPALAPRYRELYRAGSYLPRATQAEITARVRLAAARHGLDRRDRAETRRAYSHDEAQPPGSNSPETAPPGMEPPGMAPPGVARTGQQPRGGPQGGAATGSPPGGGPPGPAASGYPPRAGRRVQRASQAEVEQLTLL
- a CDS encoding PhzF family phenazine biosynthesis protein, which codes for MSTVVYEIVDVFTDRPFAGNPLAVVFGAESLAGDQMQALAREFNLSETVFVLPAESGGSYRARIFTPEAELPFAGHPSVGAAVTSVRRGVAAPGVLVQECGAGSLPIEVTADGSATLTGGTPTLGAPMDPAPLLAMAGLTADDLAGQAAPRLAGCGLEFVFLPVRRDALARARVDQGAADRLKVSQISVFAWDEAQRSAYARVFCPGVSVPEDPATGSAALGLGVWLVAAGWLAGDGTAAYTVHQGIEMRRPSLLACTVTAAGGVATRATVAGHVVPVAHGEIAVPPFRG
- a CDS encoding SDR family NAD(P)-dependent oxidoreductase, encoding MVYDARSVSGSRSRKDATRPAAGRRPRATAATADTEADLAAERPTALTGDEPDTAPDEAPVTLRLDGKVALVTGAGSPDGIGYATARRLRDLGARVAIVSTTRRIHDRASELGVTGFVADLTDEAEVGALADAVTDQLGDIEVLVNNAGLASRTSPEVLRPVAQLTYDEWRAEIDRNLSTAFLCSRAFVGSMCERGWGRIVNLAATAGPINALPTEAAYAAAKAGVLGLTRALAMELVADGVNVNCVAPGTIYTAASTVTEIKQGLGTPIGRPGTPDEVAAAIAFLCSPAASYITGQMLVVDGGNSVREAEFR
- a CDS encoding DMT family transporter — protein: MSAPRHPSTLPTVAALAVAVLAVSSSAPLIKFAAAPALAVAFWRNGLAALALTPVACGPRRGELRDVLRGVRRRDGMFCLLAGVALAAHFATWMPSVQLGSVATATALVATQPVWQGLIAAAQGRRPTVAGWCGIALAVAGAAWATGVDVGVSGRAVAADVLALLGGMFAAVYTALGERARSRLSTTTYTWICYGTCAVLLLAICLAVRLPLTGYNPRTWAAILALVVGAQLLGHSMFNYALHRTSATTVSVLILLEVPGAAALAWVWLGQAPDAAALPGIALLLAGVAVVVLGGGLRRDARDATASLADAADPAPR
- a CDS encoding magnesium transporter MgtE N-terminal domain-containing protein, which translates into the protein MTMGTRVYLARLAALPVFDPNGDRVGRVRDAVVRLRTTNRPPQVVGLVAEMALRRRIFLPIGRVTSMDAEAVVLGTGMLNLRRFEKRQNELLILGDLLDRRVTVLPEDGEGAGQTGTVVDLGMELNRNNEWLITRVAVREHTGRLARRGHVYQVEYDRVRGLVGPTDAQGTSNLLALLEQMRPADMANALQDLSDARRNEVAAALSDRTLADVLEELPEHDQVEILARLDRERAADVLERMDPDDAADLLAELPKAEQVVLLDLMEPEEAAPVRQLMSYRPGTAGSVMTSEPVILTPDATVAEALARIRNPELSPVVAAQVFVARAPSATPTGKYLGMVHFQRLLREPPAALLGGIVDNDLDPLRPEATLPEITKRMATYDLVAMPVVDPAHRLVGAVTVDDVLDHSLPRDWRDRDAPDDEPAPGETAVILPRLSDE
- a CDS encoding CoA-binding protein, giving the protein MRSARQILADARVIAVVGASRDPAKPAHSVPLHMLRHGWHVIPVNPFVDEVFGQRAYRTLADIREPVDLVDIFRPAADAVEIVRQAIAAKIPAVWLQSGIVSAEARRIATEAGLDYVEDRCLMVERAAAGLTRQV